Within the Erigeron canadensis isolate Cc75 chromosome 6, C_canadensis_v1, whole genome shotgun sequence genome, the region GTTTAATTATTACACACTTGTATGTTGTAGCTTATTACGAACGGGATCGAGAAGAAAAAATTAGAGGAGAAGAAAGGAAGTGGTTGTTAAATATAGCTGAAGATAAGCCGCTGGTAGATGTATTCCCTTCTGTACCTCTAAAAAGAGAAGACCAACGACAAGTTGAGGCTGCAAAAGACGAATTGCATAAAGCTATTCTAAAAGAAGACTTTGAGACCGTTAAGCGCATCTGTGATAACAAAGTTGTTTCATGGGGTCGCTATCTCACCATCAATAATTATAGTGCATTCCATGTGGCAGCGACTACCAGCAACAATAAGGATTTTTTAGAAAAGATGTATAACTTGCCAAAAGATAGCTCCGATCTAGATATGCCAAGTCCAGACGGAAACCCACTATTTGTTGCTGCTGATGTTGGCAACACTGAAGCTGCTAAGATACTGTTTGGAAGATATCCACGCATGTTGAAAATACTTGATGGAAATGGACAGGGGCCAGTTACCAGAGCTCTTTCTAATATGCATACTGAGACATATGACTATTTGTGGGATTGCCAGGTCAGAACTAACCGCACTGATCATGTATTTTGGCATGGTACTGAGATTCTGgttaatatgatttcttctaaAGAGTACGGTAATTAACTACATTAACATTACTTACTTGGATAATCATCTACAATCTATAGCCTAGTTACATTTGTCAATTCATGCGGTATAGGTTCAGCGCTGGATATGTTTCGTAAACACACTCATCAATTTCTGCCAACCGCTGACAGTTTGCTCACAGCTATAGCTCAAAACTTCCCACCTAACCTCAACTTCTTGGATAGAACACTATACAGAGGTATGTTTTTCATTCAGCTTATCACCACCTCGATTTCGAACCGATGAGAAAAAGAATTACAGTTTGCTTTGCTTGTTGTAGTACTGAAGGATTGGTGGCAAGcggcaaaaagaaaacaaaaggatTACGATGATTGTAAACAACTATTAGCTACAATCTGTTCCACAATAAATGAAGCAATAGCTTTCAACCATCACTATTACTATTACAAAGATGCGATTCTTGAAGCCGCAAGACAAAATGAAAACGATGTTGTAAGTATAATTGTGGCGGAATTCCCGAATGCAATCTTTAGTAGAAATGAAGACGGCCATAACATTATCCAGTATGCGGTGATAAACCGTTCAGAAAAGGTTTGCAGCCTTGTGCATCAGATGAGGCAacataaaaatgtttataaaataatcaaagaccaaTTTGGGAACAACCTCTTGCATCTGGCTGCAAAATTAGCACCTACCCACAAACTGAGTCCTATATCAGGTGCTGCTCTGCAAATACAATACGAACTACAATGGTTCAAGGTACGTAGCGTTCTAAATTTCATGTATCTTAGCTTAGtaaacatttatatatcatatatatataaccttgtAGGAAGTCAAGAAATTTGTATACCCAGCATGCACCAAAGAGAAAAATTGGTATGGAGACACACCTGAAATGGTATTTACCAAAGAGCATAAGGAGTTGGTGACCGAGGGAGAGAGATGGATGAAGGAGACTGCAAACTCATTCACGATTACAGCTGCATTAATTGTCACCATTGTCTTTGCTGCAGCTATTACAGTACCAGGTGGAAACGATCAAGAAAAGGGGATACCAGTGTTTACTAACAAAACTGCCTTGAAAATATTTGCAATATCGGATGCCATATCACTGTTTACTTCTGTTACATCCCTGTTAATGTTTTTGTCAATCCTCACTGCACGTTTTTCTGAGCAAGACTTCCTCTACATTTTGCCAACAAAGTTGATAATTGGTCTTGCCACCTTGTTCATCTCAACAACAGCCATGCTCGTAGCATTTGGTGCAGCCTTATTCCTTATGTTTGGCCGTGACAACTCCCTAACTCTTATTCCTATAGCCATTTTGACGGTCCCAcctgttctttcttttctgttTTTGCAGTTTCCACTCGTAATTGATCTGATTAGGGCCACTTATTGTCGCAATTTATTTGGTACGAAAACTGATGGCTTCATCtattaaatgtaatgttttcAGATGTAATAATTCTTGTACTTGAATCTCTGTTGTTGTGTaaaataacactttgattagtAAAGCTATAATACATGTTGAAATAGAAATTATATGTTAAgtagttattttaaaacaaatatgatAACAAAAACTTGAATGTAAAATTCAAGGACCTGATGCAATTTAGactaaaatatatgtttaattagatgACCCGAATAATAAACGTCTTACATTTAATATCCGGGATTTGaaatttcattacatataataaacattcgAGTAATtaattacacaacataaacatttgttTATAATTCATTACATTTCCAGGTACTTATcccttttatatattatattatatatgtaaaggttttaggtaaaataaaacaactattagagtaaaacaaataaacaatatatgtaaaagtataatattataatgtCTATCATTTTGTTAATGTTACAATgtctcaattatatatataaaaaatttgctttatatagttGGATTCCTTCTAGTTGGGGGCACTTTTTTTCTCGGCTCGAACTGAGCACTTGATTTCTCAGGGCCGCCACTGCATGTATGGGTatgcatttaaaataaaaagtttgaacttcaaaaagttcataaaagttcAAAAGTAAAAGGTTGTACTAGGGTTAAAAAAAACCACAGCTCATAGTTTCAGTCTCCAGCTAAAAACTACTAGCTACAGCCGTAGCTCAAAGCTtttttgtgccaaacatacTGTTAGGTATCTACttgtttttaaaaactttttagtatttttatctttctttttactGTAAATGTTAGTTCTTTTAAAAGAACAAACTTTTACAATTAATTACACTCAAGTTACAAGAATGTTTTGAGCGTTAGTTCTTTTAAAAGAACAAACTTTTACAATTAATTACACTCAAGTTACAAGAATGTTTTGAGCGCAACTTTGATCTTTAGAAAAAAGACAACTCTAATAACCTATTCTTATGAATGTGAGGGGTAAGATTTGAATCCAAATGAAATACCCACGTGGTCAACATTTTACTAAAAGACCATCAACCACATTGGTTGTAAATGTTAGTTATTACTCTGCAATAGTTAGATTTTCCCCAAAGTTTTTATCTAGATGTCAATGTTCGGATTTATACTCGGAATTTATAGAATTGCAAAATCTCCCACCTTCCTCTTGAACTACTAAACCAAATATACTGTACCatttaatatctatatattgtGCATCCGGGTGATTAACTAGAACAGGAGTTTACGTGTAGGAGCTCATGAAGAGCGAACCACGTTCTCCATGAATCTCAAGATATTTGATACATTCTGACTGTGGTTGATATACATGAAGTGCGGCAGATTCTTGATGATCATGTCTTCATTTTGATTATAGATTCGTCATTCTTCCTAAATTAATCCTAGTATTGATATACTGTACATACTTTTCATCATCCTTTTGGGATGATCTATAGATAGAATGGATTATAGCAGATGCCAGTGAACAATAATGTAGGCTTGCGATAGAACTTTTTAATTGTGGGACCTTGGGTTATTGTAATGGTTTATCTATATGGGTCATACTCAAACAACCAAAGAATGTTTTTGACATGAAATTGCCCGGCTAACTGCTTTCACATAGGAATCCACAATAAAATCATATTTAGAGGAAAACCAAGAGTTAccatatttattaaaatggatTGCTTGAAATATAGCAGGCACTAATATGATGTCTGCCCACTCGGCTCAAAGGTACCCAATAATGAACCCGCTACTTAACAGGTAATAAAACTGACGTGTGATAATGGTAGGAACGGGCCAAAGTAACAATAATGTTCTGTTCTGATATAAATAAACGGCATTTATTATGCTTGAATCAAAAGGTGAAAACTCTAATGCccttgtttttatttgttttctctGCCATAAATACTTCTTTTGTATTGGATAACTCCTCTACAGAAACTGATTGAATCTCAAATAACAATCACTGGACTCGGTAACAGAAACTGATTGAATCTATATTATATCCATCATATACACTTCTAAATGCCTAGCTGTTTCCAAAGGCACATCAACAGCAATGGATTTTCCTAGTGACGGATTCCAAATCACAGCTGTTTCCTTATAACAACTACCCCGTACGGAAATACCAGAAAGACATATCAACCCTTGAGACGTACCAACGACTTTTTCTCTTTGAAATCGTTGAAACGGCACAGGAACATTACAAACTGTGTCAAATTCGTCATTGTCAACAATGGAAATATATTTCAATTCAGTCTTATACTTGTTCTTTCGATAATTATTCTTGGCAACTTCATACCTTACAAGGATCCGATGATGCTGGTGAAAGTTGGTGTAATCTGCAATAAAGAGGCGGCTGTCGATTACTGATTTCCAAGCTTTCGAAACCGCTCTGAATACGGCCAGCGATTTCACAGGAAGCCTTTTCATGATCTCTACTTGCATCTCAAAAGGAATGTTGTCTGCCGGCCATCCCTCTTTTCCTGATTTTGATCTCCATGTTGGTGTATAATcagtttttagggttttgatttcGATTGGGATTTTGGGGATTCTGAAAGGATTTTGGAATcgaaagttaaatttaaattattattattatatttaaagaaGTACAGTTTTGGTGTTTGGGCCGTGCAGGTCATATGAGAAAGAAGAGTTTTAATGGCCCACTTGAACCGCTTTGCGAAATGCCGAATTGTAGGCTTGTTGCTATGGCGGTATGGCCTATGGCTGCCTATAATGTAAAGGATTGTAAACGCACATAAGTACATAacgaataaatttttttaccaAATACATTGCGTTAATATACTgtaaaaaatttagatttttcttgattaaaaaaaattaaataagtgGAAACTTATCTTTGTAGAAAATAACATGGaaaacatatagatatatcattgtgactttatataattatattactgACTTATTATGactttatataactatatttaatttattttcagttcttgattgataaaaaaaatataatatttgccCATACAACAATGAAATCCAGCCCACACCACCGCTTTGGATACTCGCCTTAACGGTCAGCTAAGCTATAGGTCTATAGTAAATAGTCATGGGTTTGACGATTGTCAAGGTCTCCATGTACTTGGAGGTGCAAGAAGCGGTTAACCAATTTCGGTTAACTtataccggttaataaccggtttttAGGTTTTAAAACGATTTGATTATCTTACGTTCATTTGacaataaaagtttaaaatatgGTTATAATTTGGATATCGATAACTTagatttatttcaaaaacttgGAAATTTTAATACATACTCAACATATTTTGAGGggaaaaaactataaaaaggtaCTTATTTATACAAATTTTCTAAGTTTTCTAAATGCATGTATTGCTTATAgagttattttatattatatgtatacgGAGTGGTATAGATGGGTATCCAAGCTAAGAAATACCGGGAGAGGGTCCCTTCCTTCAATCCCTCTTATTTCACTGTTGCTATAGCCGAAAGTAGTTTTTCCATACTAAAACTTGTAGAAAAAAAGTATTTGCTGTTTACAATGCTACAAGGAATTAAATGAGTTAACTATCTTAATTTGTTagctaaaaataaattatcgtTTGAATTAAAGTATGAAATTTTGATTACAAAGTTTGTTTCTAAAACAGCTAGACAATAAATTAACTATATTATGGTCACGTATGTCTGCATTTACGTGAACGTACTCCAGTTCTAAAATGAACATTTGTTACGGTTTTCTGATGACCCAAATCAAACAGAAGTTTAAAGttcataaattgatctgttacTATAGAAGCTTTTGCcattcttttccttttattcATATGAATAGCATATTGTACATAGGCGTTTCTAGTATAAAACCACCTCTCCCTCACTCCCTACTGCTGTTACCAATATAAAATAGCAGTTGCCAATTGCCATGCCATACAACTATCCAAGCCAATTTCGATAacggaaaagaaaaaagagatcaGCCCCTACTATACTATGGTAATTATAAGATAGAAATCGTTAACAGGATAGCATAATGGCAGACTAAAAATTTCTGGTCAAATGGAAGCAAAAAGTGATTGCAATCGGGTGCAGTAACAGAAAAATAAGAAGTGTAATGtgtatacaaacaaaaaaaaacaccctTTGGGTTTTATTGGAGTTCCATTAATCTTCACTGTCAACATAAGTTTGCCTTTCCACTTGTAAATGCATGATTCTACTAAACTTGCAACAAGCATACAACAGTAAAAACAGAGCTACAGGATATGGATTCATTTATATTCACACtcataaaacttaaaagttataCTAggaaaatcaaatcaaacaacgACAGGGCCAGAATGTACTTGACTTTCAAAAAATTCTGCCTAAATTTATTCATAGATGAGGTTCATCATTTGTAattttgaaatcatatattgatcacacatatatattcatcaCAACCATATGAAGATCATACCTTTCTAAGGACTTGAACTAATTCACAAGGCTTTTATAACTGCAATTGAATCTTTACAATTTGCTCATCCAACTAAACAGCAAAGTatacttataattttttaaaagaaaaggacATGAACATTAGGCGATTATCCTGTTATGTGAGGTTGGCCCTCTGCGCATGAGATATCTGATCATCTACCGATTTGTATTGCTAAAACAGAGCTACAAGATATTGATTCATTTTCATTAACACTCATAAAAGTAAAAACCTATACTAGGAAAATCAAATCGAACAACAACATGGCCAGAATGTACTTGACCTTTATAAAGTTTTTcctcataattttcataatGAGGTTCATAATTCATAATTTTGAAATCAAATATTGATAAATCACAGATATATACATCACAACCATATGATGATTATACCTAAGGACTTCAACTAATTCATAAGGCTATTATAACTGCAATTGAATCTTTACAAATTGCTTATCCAACTGATCCAGCAGAAGTAAAGTTTCGGTGTAGGAACAACAAAAGAACGAATTATGTTCACCATTAAT harbors:
- the LOC122604120 gene encoding uncharacterized protein LOC122604120, with the protein product MRYLSTIQITSIASLIGLYIVITDPISEYPFPSHVSAPSFVTVQLSGKDTYALWREQMKGLLDLHDMLDFIKSEPPDEAYGELSTWSRSDALVRGWILATLSLDILKSVIDPTFTAKDVWCKLEETYGPAAPGPSSNGTEVDQYQYPYPSHVSAPNFVTVQLTGRDTYAEWREQMRCLLLGHDMVGFVLEGPNHNSRWWRRSDELVKGWICATLSPQILKWVTKPPVLHRAMYKHVQVTASSLWFKLLDAYGPLDLHNKAAYYERDREEKIRGEERKWLLNIAEDKPLVDVFPSVPLKREDQRQVEAAKDELHKAILKEDFETVKRICDNKVVSWGRYLTINNYSAFHVAATTSNNKDFLEKMYNLPKDSSDLDMPSPDGNPLFVAADVGNTEAAKILFGRYPRMLKILDGNGQGPVTRALSNMHTETYDYLWDCQVRTNRTDHVFWHGTEILVNMISSKEYGSALDMFRKHTHQFLPTADSLLTAIAQNFPPNLNFLDRTLYRVLKDWWQAAKRKQKDYDDCKQLLATICSTINEAIAFNHHYYYYKDAILEAARQNENDVVSIIVAEFPNAIFSRNEDGHNIIQYAVINRSEKVCSLVHQMRQHKNVYKIIKDQFGNNLLHLAAKLAPTHKLSPISGAALQIQYELQWFKEVKKFVYPACTKEKNWYGDTPEMVFTKEHKELVTEGERWMKETANSFTITAALIVTIVFAAAITVPGGNDQEKGIPVFTNKTALKIFAISDAISLFTSVTSLLMFLSILTARFSEQDFLYILPTKLIIGLATLFISTTAMLVAFGAALFLMFGRDNSLTLIPIAILTVPPVLSFLFLQFPLVIDLIRATYCRNLFGTKTDGFIY